The following proteins are co-located in the Bacillus pumilus genome:
- a CDS encoding Mini-ribonuclease 3 has product MLNFEKLKDGKQLNGLALAYMGDAIFEVYVRHHLLQTGATKPNELHKRASKIVSAKSQAAILFTLQQQGFFTEAEEAVLKRGRNAKSGTVPKNTDVQTYRYSTALEALMGYLFIEQQDERLEELISQAIEIGTSGRKTNESAT; this is encoded by the coding sequence ATGTTGAATTTTGAAAAGCTGAAAGACGGTAAACAGTTGAACGGACTTGCGCTTGCTTATATGGGTGATGCCATTTTTGAAGTATATGTGAGGCATCACCTCCTCCAAACGGGGGCGACAAAACCAAATGAGCTGCATAAACGAGCAAGCAAGATTGTTTCAGCTAAATCTCAGGCCGCTATTTTATTTACGCTTCAGCAGCAAGGCTTTTTCACTGAGGCGGAAGAAGCGGTGCTGAAAAGAGGAAGAAATGCAAAATCTGGCACAGTGCCTAAAAACACAGACGTTCAAACGTATCGTTATAGTACGGCGCTTGAAGCGCTCATGGGTTATTTATTTATTGAACAGCAGGACGAACGCTTAGAAGAGCTGATTAGTCAGGCGATTGAAATCGGAACGTCAGGGAGGAAGACAAATGAGTCAGCAACATGA
- the rlmB gene encoding 23S rRNA (guanosine(2251)-2'-O)-methyltransferase RlmB: MSQQHDYVIGKNAVIETLKSDRELYKLWMAENTVKGQAQQVIELAKKQNITIQYVPRKKLDQMVSGQHQGIVAQVAAYEYAELDDLYQIAEKRNEQPFFLILDEIEDPHNLGSIMRTADAVGAHGIVIPKRRAVGLTTTVAKASTGAIEHIPVAKVTNLSRALDEMKERGIWVAGTDASAKQDYRQFDGTMPLALVIGSEGKGIGRLIKEKCDFLIKLPMAGKVTSLNASVAASLLMYEVYRKRYPLGE; encoded by the coding sequence ATGAGTCAGCAACATGATTATGTGATTGGGAAAAATGCAGTGATTGAGACACTGAAGTCAGATAGAGAGTTATACAAGCTCTGGATGGCAGAAAACACTGTAAAAGGACAAGCCCAGCAGGTCATTGAACTCGCTAAAAAGCAAAATATCACCATTCAGTATGTTCCGAGGAAAAAGCTTGATCAAATGGTATCAGGTCAGCACCAGGGAATCGTTGCACAAGTAGCGGCATATGAATATGCGGAATTGGACGATCTGTATCAAATCGCTGAAAAACGGAATGAACAGCCATTTTTCCTTATTTTAGATGAAATCGAAGATCCTCATAATTTAGGGTCCATTATGCGTACGGCAGATGCTGTAGGTGCACATGGAATCGTCATTCCGAAAAGGCGAGCAGTCGGTTTGACAACAACCGTTGCCAAGGCATCCACTGGGGCAATCGAGCATATTCCTGTCGCGAAAGTGACCAACCTTTCAAGAGCTCTTGATGAGATGAAAGAAAGAGGAATTTGGGTCGCAGGAACAGATGCGTCTGCTAAGCAGGATTACAGACAATTTGATGGAACAATGCCTCTAGCTCTTGTGATCGGCAGTGAAGGAAAAGGAATCGGTCGATTGATCAAGGAAAAATGTGATTTCCTGATTAAACTGCCAATGGCCGGGAAGGTCACTTCATTAAATGCATCAGTTGCCGCTAGTCTATTGATGTATGAAGTGTATCGAAAACGTTATCCGTTAGGAGAATAG
- the rae1 gene encoding ribosome-dependent mRNA decay endonuclease Rae1/YacP, with translation MDILLVDGYNMIGAWPRLQHLKENSFEEARDVLIQNLAEYQAYTGYRVIVVFDAHMVKGIEKKRTNHRVEVIFTRENETADERIEKLAQDLNNIRTQIHVATSDFTEQWAIFGQGALRKSARELLREIEVIERKIETRVKKITSNKPASKIELSEDVLKTFEKWRRGNLE, from the coding sequence ATGGACATCCTCTTAGTCGATGGATACAACATGATAGGTGCATGGCCTCGTTTGCAGCACTTAAAGGAAAACAGCTTTGAAGAAGCCAGAGACGTACTGATTCAAAATTTAGCAGAATATCAAGCATACACAGGGTATCGAGTCATTGTTGTATTCGATGCCCATATGGTCAAAGGAATCGAGAAAAAGCGGACAAACCACCGAGTAGAGGTCATCTTTACAAGAGAGAATGAAACGGCTGATGAGCGGATTGAAAAGCTGGCGCAGGATTTGAATAATATTCGGACGCAAATACATGTGGCGACCTCTGATTTTACGGAACAGTGGGCGATCTTTGGGCAAGGTGCTCTTCGCAAGTCGGCTAGAGAGCTTTTAAGAGAGATTGAAGTGATTGAACGAAAGATTGAAACACGGGTCAAAAAGATTACTTCTAATAAACCAGCATCCAAAATTGAATTGTCAGAAGATGTATTGAAAACGTTTGAAAAATGGCGGCGTGGGAATTTGGAATAG
- the sigH gene encoding RNA polymerase sporulation sigma factor SigH, which yields MNLNNSKGKSIREQFCQLEDEQVIERVHVGDSDALDYLITKCRNFVRAKARSYFLIGADREDIVQEGMIGLYKSIRDFREDKLTSFKAFAELCITRQIITAIKTATRQKHIPLNSYVSLDKPIYDEESDRTLLDVISGAKALNPEDLIISKEEFDDIEMKMGELLSELERKVLVLYLDGRSYQEISEDLNRHVKSIDNALQRVKRKLEKYLELREISL from the coding sequence GTGAATCTAAACAACAGCAAGGGTAAGTCCATCAGAGAGCAATTTTGCCAGTTGGAAGATGAACAAGTCATTGAAAGGGTTCATGTCGGAGATAGTGATGCGCTAGATTATTTAATTACGAAATGCCGCAATTTTGTACGTGCGAAAGCAAGATCTTATTTCTTGATTGGAGCAGATCGAGAGGACATTGTCCAAGAGGGAATGATCGGACTTTATAAGTCTATCCGCGATTTCAGAGAGGACAAGCTTACTTCATTTAAGGCTTTTGCAGAATTATGTATTACCCGCCAAATTATCACCGCAATTAAAACAGCTACTCGCCAAAAACATATCCCGTTAAATTCCTATGTATCATTAGACAAGCCGATATACGATGAAGAATCGGACAGAACATTGTTGGATGTCATTTCCGGTGCTAAAGCGCTTAACCCAGAAGATCTAATCATTAGCAAAGAAGAATTTGATGATATTGAAATGAAAATGGGTGAACTATTAAGCGAGCTGGAAAGAAAGGTACTTGTGCTTTATCTTGATGGCAGATCCTATCAGGAGATTTCTGAAGATTTAAACCGTCATGTGAAATCAATTGATAACGCACTCCAAAGAGTAAAGAGAAAATTAGAGAAATATTTAGAGCTGCGCGAGATCAGTCTCTAG
- the rpmG gene encoding 50S ribosomal protein L33: MRKKITLACKDCGSRNYTTMKSVASAAERLEVKKYCKNCNSHKTHLETK, encoded by the coding sequence ATGAGGAAAAAAATCACTCTAGCCTGTAAAGACTGCGGAAGCCGCAATTATACGACAATGAAAAGTGTTGCTTCAGCAGCTGAAAGATTAGAAGTTAAGAAATATTGCAAGAATTGTAATTCACATAAAACACATTTAGAAACGAAGTAA
- the secE gene encoding preprotein translocase subunit SecE produces the protein MRIISFLKSVGKEMKKVSWPKKNEMVRYTITVILTVVFFAIFFSFLDIGISQLIELIH, from the coding sequence ATGCGTATTATCAGTTTCTTAAAAAGTGTCGGAAAAGAAATGAAAAAGGTCAGCTGGCCAAAGAAAAACGAAATGGTCCGCTACACAATCACTGTTATTTTAACAGTCGTCTTCTTTGCAATCTTTTTCTCTTTTCTTGATATAGGAATCTCACAATTAATCGAATTAATTCATTAA
- the nusG gene encoding transcription termination/antitermination protein NusG, translating to MEKNWYVVHTYSGYENKVKANLEKRVESMGMQDKIFRVVVPEEEETDFKNGKKKVVKKKVFPGYVLVEIVMTDDSWYVVRNTPGVTGFVGSAGSGSKPTALLPGEAETILKRMGLEERKTEIDFELKETVKVIDGPFANFTGSIEEIDYDKSKVKVFVNMFGRETPVELEFTQIDKL from the coding sequence ATGGAAAAGAATTGGTATGTTGTGCATACGTACTCTGGTTATGAAAACAAAGTAAAAGCGAACTTGGAAAAGCGTGTTGAATCAATGGGCATGCAGGATAAAATCTTCCGTGTAGTCGTACCAGAGGAAGAAGAAACTGATTTTAAAAACGGTAAGAAAAAAGTGGTCAAAAAGAAAGTATTCCCTGGCTATGTACTAGTGGAAATCGTCATGACTGACGATTCTTGGTATGTTGTTCGTAATACACCGGGTGTGACAGGATTCGTTGGATCAGCTGGGTCAGGCTCAAAGCCGACAGCGCTATTACCAGGCGAAGCTGAAACCATTCTGAAGAGAATGGGTCTTGAAGAGCGCAAAACAGAAATCGACTTTGAGCTGAAAGAAACAGTCAAGGTCATCGATGGACCATTTGCTAACTTCACAGGATCTATCGAAGAGATTGATTACGATAAAAGCAAAGTCAAAGTATTCGTTAATATGTTTGGTAGAGAAACACCTGTTGAACTTGAGTTCACGCAGATCGATAAATTGTAA
- the rplK gene encoding 50S ribosomal protein L11: MAKKVVKVVKLQIPAGKANPAPPVGPALGQAGVNIMGFCKEFNARTADQAGLIIPVEISVFEDRSFTFITKTPPAAVLLKKAAGIESGSGEPNRNKVATVKRDKVREIAETKMPDLNAASVESAMRMVEGTARSMGIVIED; this comes from the coding sequence GTGGCTAAAAAAGTAGTAAAAGTTGTTAAATTGCAAATTCCTGCTGGAAAAGCTAACCCAGCTCCACCAGTTGGACCTGCACTAGGTCAAGCCGGTGTTAATATCATGGGATTCTGTAAGGAGTTTAATGCTCGTACAGCTGACCAAGCTGGTCTTATCATTCCTGTTGAAATTTCGGTTTTTGAAGACCGTTCATTTACATTTATTACTAAAACTCCACCTGCTGCAGTATTACTTAAAAAAGCAGCTGGTATTGAGTCTGGTTCTGGTGAACCTAACCGTAATAAAGTGGCAACTGTTAAGCGTGATAAAGTACGCGAAATCGCGGAAACAAAAATGCCTGACTTAAACGCTGCCAGCGTTGAATCAGCTATGCGCATGGTTGAAGGTACTGCACGCAGTATGGGTATTGTCATCGAAGATTAA
- the rplA gene encoding 50S ribosomal protein L1, translating to MAKKGKKYVEAAKLIERTKAYDVAEAVSLTKKANTAKFDATVEVAFRLGVDPRKNDQQIRGAVVLPNGTGKTQRVLVFAKGEKAKEAEAAGADYVGDSDYITKIQQGWFDFDVIVATPDMMGEVGKIGRVLGPKGLMPNPKTGTVTFEVEKAINEIKAGKVEYRVDKAGNIHAPIGKVSFEDEKLVENFATIYDTILKAKPAAAKGVYVKNVSVTSTMGPGVKVDPSSFSAK from the coding sequence ATGGCTAAAAAAGGTAAAAAGTATGTAGAAGCTGCGAAGCTAATCGAACGTACTAAAGCGTATGATGTAGCTGAAGCTGTTTCTCTTACAAAAAAAGCAAATACAGCGAAATTTGATGCGACTGTAGAAGTTGCTTTTCGTTTGGGCGTAGACCCTCGTAAAAACGATCAACAAATCCGCGGTGCAGTTGTACTTCCTAACGGAACTGGTAAAACTCAACGCGTTCTTGTGTTCGCTAAAGGCGAAAAAGCAAAAGAAGCAGAAGCTGCTGGAGCAGACTACGTTGGAGATTCTGATTACATCACAAAAATCCAACAAGGTTGGTTCGATTTCGATGTAATCGTTGCGACACCTGACATGATGGGTGAAGTTGGTAAGATCGGTCGTGTACTTGGACCAAAAGGTCTTATGCCAAACCCTAAAACAGGAACTGTTACATTCGAAGTAGAAAAAGCAATCAATGAAATCAAAGCTGGTAAAGTAGAATACCGCGTTGATAAAGCTGGTAACATCCACGCGCCAATCGGAAAGGTTTCTTTCGAGGACGAAAAGCTTGTTGAGAACTTTGCAACAATCTATGACACAATCCTTAAAGCAAAACCTGCAGCGGCTAAAGGTGTATACGTGAAAAACGTTTCTGTTACATCTACTATGGGCCCTGGCGTGAAAGTGGATCCATCTTCTTTCTCTGCAAAATAA
- the rplJ gene encoding 50S ribosomal protein L10 yields MSNAIDTKKVVVDEITSKFKDSMSTVIVDYRGLSVSEVTELRKQLRDAGVEFKVYKNTLTRRAVEQVELTGLNDFLTGPNAIAFSNEDVIAPAKIINEFAKSHEALEIKAGVIEGNVATVEEVKALAELPSREGLLSMLLSVLQAPVRNLALATKAVADQKEEQGA; encoded by the coding sequence ATGAGCAATGCAATCGATACTAAAAAAGTAGTCGTTGATGAAATTACTTCTAAATTTAAAGACAGTATGTCTACTGTAATTGTAGATTACCGTGGTCTTTCAGTTTCTGAAGTGACTGAACTTCGTAAGCAACTTCGTGATGCTGGCGTAGAATTCAAAGTTTACAAAAACACTTTGACTCGCCGTGCAGTTGAACAAGTTGAACTAACTGGTTTAAACGATTTCTTAACAGGTCCAAACGCTATCGCATTCAGTAACGAAGATGTTATCGCACCTGCGAAAATCATCAACGAATTTGCGAAAAGCCACGAAGCTTTAGAAATCAAAGCTGGTGTCATCGAAGGAAACGTAGCGACTGTAGAAGAAGTGAAGGCTCTTGCGGAACTTCCGTCTCGCGAAGGCTTACTATCTATGTTGCTTAGCGTTCTTCAAGCTCCAGTTCGTAACCTTGCTCTTGCTACTAAAGCAGTTGCAGATCAAAAAGAAGAACAAGGCGCTTAA
- the rplL gene encoding 50S ribosomal protein L7/L12: protein MALNIEEIIASVKEATVLELNDLVKAIEEEFGVTAAAPVAVAAAGGAAAEEKTDFDLVLSGAGDQKIKVIKVVREITGLGLKEAKELVDNTPKPLKEGIAKEEAEELKAKLEEVGASVEVK from the coding sequence ATGGCTTTAAATATCGAAGAAATCATTGCTTCAGTTAAAGAAGCAACTGTACTTGAGTTAAACGACTTAGTAAAAGCAATCGAAGAAGAATTTGGCGTAACTGCTGCTGCTCCTGTAGCTGTAGCTGCTGCTGGTGGTGCTGCTGCTGAAGAGAAAACTGATTTTGATCTAGTACTTTCTGGTGCTGGAGACCAAAAAATCAAAGTGATCAAAGTGGTTCGTGAAATTACTGGTCTTGGCTTGAAAGAAGCTAAAGAACTTGTTGACAACACGCCAAAACCACTTAAAGAAGGTATTGCTAAAGAAGAAGCTGAAGAACTTAAAGCTAAGCTTGAAGAAGTTGGCGCTTCTGTAGAAGTTAAGTAA
- a CDS encoding class I SAM-dependent methyltransferase yields the protein MSDHYYTEKPSVKSNKQTWDFTLRNRTFTFTSDSGVFSKKEVDYGSRLLIEAFEEPDLDGDVLDVGCGYGPIGLSLANEMTRRTIHMIDVNERAVELSKENAKHNRIDNVRIYQSDLFSNVHSSAAFASILTNPPIRAGKKVVHAIFEKSADHLLPEGELWVVIQKKQGGPSAIEKLEQLFGEVAVVMKKKGYYIIKAKKV from the coding sequence GTGAGTGACCACTATTATACGGAAAAGCCATCAGTGAAAAGCAATAAACAGACATGGGACTTCACCCTGAGAAACCGTACCTTTACTTTTACAAGTGACAGTGGAGTGTTTTCTAAGAAAGAAGTCGACTATGGTTCAAGGCTATTAATTGAAGCTTTTGAAGAACCTGACTTGGATGGCGATGTCTTAGATGTCGGTTGCGGTTATGGACCGATCGGCTTATCGTTAGCAAACGAAATGACGAGACGCACCATTCATATGATTGATGTGAACGAAAGAGCAGTCGAACTTTCAAAGGAAAACGCTAAGCATAATCGCATTGATAATGTCCGCATCTATCAAAGTGATTTGTTCTCGAATGTTCATTCATCAGCTGCTTTTGCCTCTATACTGACCAATCCCCCAATACGGGCAGGGAAGAAAGTTGTACATGCGATCTTTGAAAAAAGTGCTGATCATTTATTGCCAGAAGGTGAGTTGTGGGTGGTTATTCAGAAAAAGCAGGGCGGGCCATCTGCGATTGAAAAATTAGAGCAGCTCTTTGGAGAAGTCGCGGTCGTTATGAAAAAAAAGGGCTACTATATTATCAAAGCTAAAAAAGTTTGA
- the rpoB gene encoding DNA-directed RNA polymerase subunit beta, whose translation MTGQLVQYGRHRQRRSYARISEVLELPNLIEIQTSSYQWFLDEGLREMFQDISPIEDFTGNLSLEFIDYSLGDPKYPVAESKERDVTYSAPLRVKVRLINKETGEVKDQDVFMGDFPIMTDTGTFIINGAERVIVSQLVRSPSVYFSGKVDKNGKKGFTATVIPNRGAWLEYETDAKDVVYVRIDRTRKLPVTVLLRALGFSSDQEILDLIGENEYLRNTLEKDNTENADKALLEIYERLRPGEPPTVENAKSLLDSRFFDPKRYDLANVGRYKINKKLHIKNRLFNQKLAETLVDHETGEILAEKGQILDRRVLDKVLPYLENGIGFRKLYPNGGVVEDEVELQSIKIYAPTDQEGEQVINVIGNAYVEEAVKNITPSDIIASISYFFNLLHGVGDTDDIDHLGNRRLRSVGELLQNQFRIGLSRMERVVRERMSIQDTNTITPQQLINIRPVIASIKEFFGSSQLSQFMDQTNPLAELTHKRRLSALGPGGLTRERAGMEVRDVHYSHYGRMCPIETPEGPNIGLINSLSSFAKVNRFGFIETPYRRVDPETGKVTPRIDYLTADEEDNYVVAQANAILGEDGSFIDDNIIARFRGENTVVPRNRVDYMDVSPKQVVSAATACIPFLENDDSNRALMGANMQRQAVPLMQPESPIVGTGMEYVSGKDSGAAVICRYPGVVERVEAKNIWVRRYEDVDGQQVKGNLDKYSLLKFVRSNQGTCYNQRPIVSVGDEVVKGEILADGPSMEKGELALGRNVMVGFMTWDGYNYEDAIIMSERLVKDDVYTSIHIEEYESEARDTKLGPEEITRDIPNVGEDALRNLDERGIIRIGAEVKDGDLLVGKVTPKGVTELTAEERLLHAIFGEKAREVRDTSLRVPHGGGGIIHDVKVFNREDGDELPPGVNQLVRVYIVQKRKISEGDKMAGRHGNKGVISKILPEEDMPYLPDGTPIDIMLNPLGVPSRMNIGQVLELHMGMAARYLGIHIASPVFDGAREEDVWETLEEAGMSRDAKTVLYDGRTGEPFDNRVSVGIMYMIKLAHMVDDKLHARSTGPYSLVTQQPLGGKAQFGGQRFGEMEVWALEAYGAAYTLQEILTVKSDDVVGRVKTYEAIVKGDNVPEPGVPESFKVLIKELQSLGMDVKILSGDEEEIEMRDLEDDEETKKADGLALSNDEDAADLAPVDLERDAVTKE comes from the coding sequence TTGACAGGTCAACTAGTTCAGTATGGACGACACCGCCAGCGCAGAAGCTACGCACGCATAAGCGAAGTGTTAGAATTACCAAATCTCATTGAAATTCAAACCTCTTCTTATCAGTGGTTTCTTGATGAGGGTCTTAGAGAGATGTTTCAAGATATATCCCCAATTGAGGATTTTACTGGTAACCTTTCTCTTGAATTCATTGATTACAGCCTAGGGGATCCTAAGTATCCTGTAGCAGAATCAAAAGAACGTGATGTAACTTACTCTGCTCCACTAAGAGTAAAAGTTCGTTTAATTAACAAAGAAACTGGAGAAGTAAAAGACCAAGATGTGTTCATGGGTGATTTCCCAATCATGACAGACACAGGTACTTTTATCATTAATGGTGCGGAACGTGTAATCGTTTCTCAATTAGTTCGTTCTCCGAGTGTATATTTCAGTGGTAAAGTAGACAAAAACGGTAAAAAAGGTTTTACTGCGACTGTCATTCCAAACCGTGGCGCATGGTTAGAATACGAAACTGATGCGAAGGATGTAGTCTATGTACGCATCGATCGCACACGTAAGTTGCCGGTTACGGTTCTTTTGCGTGCCCTCGGCTTCAGCTCTGATCAAGAGATTCTTGACCTCATTGGCGAGAATGAATACTTACGCAACACGCTGGAAAAAGACAATACAGAGAATGCGGATAAAGCACTTCTCGAAATCTACGAGCGCCTTCGTCCTGGAGAGCCGCCAACTGTTGAAAATGCGAAAAGCTTGCTAGACTCTCGCTTCTTTGATCCGAAGAGATATGACCTAGCAAATGTTGGACGCTACAAGATTAATAAGAAGCTTCATATTAAAAATAGACTGTTCAATCAAAAATTGGCTGAAACACTAGTTGATCATGAAACAGGTGAAATTCTAGCAGAAAAAGGTCAAATTTTAGACAGAAGAGTTCTTGATAAAGTTCTTCCATACTTAGAAAACGGCATCGGATTTAGAAAACTTTATCCGAACGGTGGCGTAGTAGAAGATGAAGTAGAACTTCAATCTATTAAGATTTATGCACCAACTGATCAAGAAGGCGAGCAAGTGATCAACGTGATTGGTAATGCATACGTAGAGGAAGCTGTGAAAAATATCACTCCTTCTGACATCATTGCATCGATCAGTTATTTCTTCAACCTGCTTCATGGTGTAGGTGACACAGATGATATCGATCACCTTGGTAACCGTCGTCTTCGTTCTGTAGGTGAACTTCTGCAAAACCAATTCCGCATTGGTTTAAGCAGAATGGAGCGTGTTGTTCGTGAAAGAATGTCGATCCAAGACACAAACACGATCACACCTCAGCAGCTGATTAACATTCGTCCTGTGATCGCTTCTATCAAAGAGTTCTTTGGTAGCTCTCAGCTTTCTCAGTTCATGGATCAAACAAACCCACTTGCTGAATTGACGCACAAACGTCGTCTGTCGGCGCTTGGACCGGGTGGTTTGACACGTGAGCGTGCAGGAATGGAAGTTCGTGACGTTCACTACTCTCACTATGGCCGTATGTGTCCGATTGAAACACCAGAGGGTCCAAACATCGGTTTGATCAACTCTCTATCTTCATTTGCAAAAGTGAACCGCTTCGGATTTATCGAAACACCTTACCGCCGGGTTGACCCTGAAACAGGTAAAGTGACACCGAGAATCGATTACTTAACTGCTGATGAAGAGGATAACTACGTTGTAGCACAAGCGAACGCTATATTAGGTGAAGATGGTTCGTTTATCGATGATAATATCATTGCTCGTTTCAGAGGGGAAAACACAGTTGTTCCTCGAAACCGCGTTGACTACATGGACGTTTCGCCAAAGCAGGTTGTTTCTGCGGCGACAGCATGTATCCCATTCTTAGAAAACGATGACTCTAACCGTGCTCTAATGGGAGCGAACATGCAGCGTCAGGCTGTGCCTTTGATGCAGCCGGAATCACCGATTGTTGGTACAGGTATGGAGTATGTATCTGGGAAAGACTCTGGTGCTGCTGTTATCTGCCGCTACCCAGGTGTTGTAGAACGTGTTGAAGCGAAAAATATTTGGGTTCGTCGCTATGAAGACGTTGACGGACAACAAGTCAAAGGGAACCTAGACAAATACAGCTTGCTGAAATTTGTCCGCTCTAACCAAGGGACTTGCTACAACCAGCGTCCAATCGTAAGTGTTGGAGATGAAGTCGTTAAAGGAGAAATCCTTGCAGACGGTCCTTCTATGGAAAAAGGTGAATTGGCTCTAGGACGTAACGTGATGGTCGGCTTTATGACATGGGACGGTTACAACTACGAGGATGCGATCATTATGAGTGAGCGCCTTGTAAAAGATGACGTCTATACTTCTATCCATATTGAAGAATATGAATCAGAAGCTCGTGATACAAAGCTTGGACCAGAAGAAATCACACGTGATATTCCAAACGTTGGGGAAGATGCTTTACGCAACCTTGACGAGCGCGGTATCATCCGTATTGGTGCAGAAGTAAAAGACGGAGACCTTCTAGTAGGGAAAGTAACGCCTAAAGGTGTAACAGAACTGACAGCTGAAGAACGTCTATTACATGCAATCTTCGGTGAAAAGGCTCGTGAAGTTCGTGATACGTCGCTACGTGTTCCACACGGCGGCGGCGGAATTATCCACGATGTAAAAGTCTTCAACCGTGAAGATGGAGATGAATTACCACCAGGTGTGAACCAGTTAGTCCGCGTATACATCGTTCAGAAACGTAAAATTTCTGAGGGTGACAAAATGGCCGGACGACATGGTAACAAAGGGGTTATCTCTAAAATCCTTCCAGAAGAAGATATGCCGTATCTTCCAGATGGAACGCCGATTGATATCATGTTAAACCCACTAGGGGTACCATCTCGTATGAACATCGGTCAGGTGCTCGAGCTTCATATGGGTATGGCTGCACGTTACCTTGGCATCCACATTGCGTCACCAGTATTTGATGGTGCTCGTGAGGAAGATGTTTGGGAAACGCTTGAAGAAGCAGGAATGTCCCGTGATGCAAAAACAGTCCTTTATGATGGTCGAACTGGTGAACCATTCGACAACCGTGTATCTGTCGGAATCATGTATATGATCAAACTGGCTCACATGGTTGACGATAAACTTCACGCTCGTTCAACTGGACCATACTCACTTGTTACGCAGCAGCCACTTGGCGGTAAAGCACAGTTTGGTGGTCAGCGTTTCGGAGAGATGGAAGTATGGGCACTTGAAGCTTACGGTGCAGCATACACACTTCAAGAAATCTTAACGGTTAAATCGGATGACGTTGTGGGTCGTGTGAAAACATACGAAGCCATCGTCAAAGGGGATAACGTACCTGAACCAGGTGTCCCTGAATCATTCAAAGTGTTAATCAAAGAACTTCAAAGTTTAGGTATGGATGTCAAAATCCTATCTGGTGATGAAGAAGAGATAGAAATGAGAGATTTAGAAGACGATGAGGAAACGAAGAAAGCAGATGGATTAGCGTTATCTAATGACGAAGATGCTGCAGACCTCGCACCTGTCGATCTTGAACGTGACGCAGTCACAAAAGAATAG